The genomic window GTAATGTTTGGTTGGTTTCTTTTCGGCTAGAAAATTGTGATTTTCTCAATTAAATCTTCCGCCAATTTAGTTTACACATATGACAACGATCCAgtaaaactgaaattaaaaagacCGTTAACATGGTTAACTTATATAACACTGCTAAATATATGGTGATCTATAATTGCTTTGGAATATATAGATACAAGTAAAAAAATGCAAAACGAAGAAACTAGTATGGATTCGTGTCATTCACTTGTTAGGATCATGAAGGAGACCGATCCTAAAACAGTTATTTAGGTAAGATTGATATGATTCAATATACCTGAGGTCATATCAATGATGGAACAGGTAACGTCACAGTATCACAATTGCATTCAGGAAAATATATGAGCGGAAAAGTTTCATTTTTATCTTGGAGATTAAACGATTTGTATgtttcatgataaaacaatatgcAAGTCTTTTAACATAGCGAACTATCTTTAAAATCTACGCAAAACGGCCACAGCAGATTGAGATATCTTGgtgaaaaacaataaattatacgtaaaacttttcaaaaaagaaatgaaCAACTAAAATATGTCACAGGCATTCATTTCATGAAAAGAACAATAGCAAGTTGTTCTATATATTTGGAGAAATAAAACACAACATTAGTTGAATAATTTGCTTACGTACGTGAATTTAAGCGTGGATTACATTTGAGTATTCGTCTTTCAGAATCGGGTCGTGCGGAAGTTTTTACTatgtgaaatatatatacaaatcattgAATTGGTGAAACTATATAGTGAGCAAAGATACAATTACAGAATAAACAATGAGGGAAAACTTTTGTCTAGATAATAAGTAAATGTTGGAGGATAAACATGTAGTTGATACCATACTAGTAGTTGGTAGATGTGATTATCcttaatgaaattgagaatggaaatggggtatatgtcaaagagacaagaaccaGACGATATAGCAGAATACAGCCGAAtcctaccaatgggtcttcaacgaaGCATGAAAACCTCGCATCCGTAGACGGGTTTCAGCTAGCCATAGActaaaatatgtactagttcagtgaaaatggaccaaaacatataaatgaactaaaattagaaaTCAGACAGTACTTACAAAgacaagaggctcctgactttggcaGGCGCATACATACAGTGGAGCTCAATTTGCttgtgagatctcaacactccccatgcctctagccaatatagaaaaaaaaaaaaaaaaacgcacagAATAGCGCAGAGTAAAACTCAGTTAAAAGAAGTCCGAATAGGtaataaaaaaagaagcaaaatggCAATGATACATTTATCAACAAAGAACTACTGGCAGTTACTGAGATGACAGCTTCAGACCTGAATTCAACTGATTGACAGATTATGACAAGTATCATATGAACATCAAGCACAACCCCTcccgttaggagtttagtatcaCACCATTACAAAATATACGTGAAGAAAATAACCAGTATCATGCCAACAAATGGTGTTCAAATAAATACGTTTactttcgatgcaaagaccctatcagtgaatcaataaTTATACCATATCATGACACCTTTAATGACCTGGCAACAGTATTGTAATTATATATCTTTTGTATAAGTCTGTTTAAAGCTTTGGCTAGCTTCTGGGTTGAATGCCtaaattttagtgttttttttccaAAGATATCACCATATTGGaggtgaaatacctgaacgtataagctAGATGTCTGCGTTTTGATAGATATTTACAGAAGATGTCTTCGTACCGATAATaccatttagtaaatgttttgactattttgtgACATCGAACACCCTAAGGTTGTAagttttcagtaatacagagatttctttgGTTAACATCATATACGTTCTTATATACACAGGtgaatcgaacaagttgagattTATAATCACCAGAATATAGCGACAAGGGAACCTcaacatctaaaaatggatatATTCTTAGTCGATACCACAGCTGGATAAGATAAGAACTGTAAAACGAAAGGTCTATTTTGAAATTGCTCACAAGTATttcatattttctgttttttcttttattccaGGAAACATGTGGGGATATCAAGATGGTATACGTAAGTCATTTGTTCATTTGTAGTCATaaacaaacatttcaaatattATGTTTGGATTTTATGATACAATATGAGATTCACATAATACAATACCACAACCCTGACTCCATTTAAGAATAAGTCTCTTATCCATGTGCTTCGAATAATAGATTAGCTAGAAGATCGGATTGCAAAtgtattttaattaatgattagATACAAGCTTTATCTTTTTTCTATCGGtgctatatatctttattctcataaaacaaagtacaatggtacagagatatacatgtatacaaataaattaacatggtataaattttaaatacaaatataaaatagagacataATTGATACACAGTGCTTGATGGCCGAAAGGACGAAGTAATCAAACTACTGGATCACTCGCCTGCAAATATCTCTGTGAACGCACTCTTCAGTGATATTCGATAGAAACTATAGAGATAATAAAAATACAATCCTATTGAACACAATGTGAATATGCTGTTCTATTCAAAACCCAATTCATTAGAAAGCCTGACTAAAGTTCTATCAGTATGGAATAATAAATTGTTGCATATCACAGCTTAGATTAGATTCGACACCATCTCGTCCCGAACATGCACAAGTTGTCGTTGGATGCTTGCAAGCAACGACCAATCAAAACATCATTAGAAtccaaaaccataaaaaaaaaatgctattctAGAGCCTGATAATTGGTCAGCAGATGAAATGTTATGGAAATGATGTGTTATTATTTCTTCATCGTATATTTTATATACTGTTTTCTAATTTCACCACAAATGCATTATGTTAGGTAGTTATTCTAACGAAATGGGAATTTTGGTTCCACTATAGCAGAGAAAATGGAAATATACCAATAGCTGCGCGTAACTTTTTATATCTTTCTTCTGTAGCTCGTGCTATATTGCCaagcatataataaaaatataaaaacagtaTATAATAACTTACCAGGATTTATTAAGGTGACACAGCaggtatataaaaataaacaaatccatGCAATCAAAACCACGGTATACAATAAATACATGCGGTTAAAGTCAAAGAGTCATCGATCGACAAACAAACCAATCAAAACACGGTTTATCTCTTTCTTCTGTAGCTCCTGCTGAATGGCCAAGAGAATATAGAACATGTGGTGGTCGGCGTCAATCCCCGATCGACATACAAACTAGTCAAATAGTTGTGAATGAACGATTGGGCAGATTTGACCTGAGTGATTTGAATATGATCAACAATATTCGGTTGACATTGAAAAATAATGGACACACAGGTATATTGATGAGAGAATTGTATTAACAttcacagtaaaaaaaaaaaaaaaaaaaaatatcacgaGTTACAAATGTTTGCGGCACCAATGttaacaaataataataacatgTTCAAATGATAGTTTCTGTTTCCTTGTATTTGAAGCTCAAATTACAACGAATTGCATTCACTTGTGTGCATATGTTCGTTTGCCTAAACATCCACAAAAATGAACAAGATTCcgacaaaaatgtaaacattaaatGACACATTCTTAAAGTTAGGGTTTTCTATTGTTAATACTCATTACCTAGATAATCTACAAACAGTTGTAAGAATTGTACTAAATAGAAATCATGACTTTGAAACATTATTTTCAAtagtaaataaattcatcaatcATGTCTGAAAGTCAGTTGTTCTTATTAAATCATTCAATGACTGCAAAATATTGAACATAGTTTACATAGATCAATTGTAGGCACGAATGCCTATTCAAAATTTCTCTCATCAGTTTTCTCCCTTACATAGTATATTTCATTTAGTTGAAGTTGACGTAGAAGGACGTAACAACTTAGCAGTTATTGGTGGAGGACTACCTGGGCCTTATCTTGTAAAACAGTTCCACTTCCATTGGGGATCACAGGACAGTCGAGGATCAGAACATGATATAAATGGACGGTTCTTTCCTATGGAGGTATAGACAGCTCTAGATATTCCCCCTTAATGCATTGGACAATATAGAATATCAACACATATCTATAACCGAAAACAGTAGAAATAAtgcattaaattttcatttatttcatgataATTCAAACGATTGTAAAGACCCAATGTTTAATGCAGTATAAATGATAGTAAAATGTATGAAATGTATCATCATTATACATATTTTCTTGtaactttatttattttcgtgaTTTTAGATGCATGTTGTGACCTACTCACAGAGATACAGAATGTTTGAAGAAGCTAAAAATGCAACAGGAGGCCTCGCTGTGCTGTCGTTTCTATTCGACGTACGTATATTGTAGGGCAGGAGAGTATTGTTGTTTCACGTTAGATCCCACAATTTTTTCTGAAACTTatcgttttaaaattatttcttctTAGTAATTACAGTTACAGTGGTAAATAATCCACTCATCAAGATGTTTCCTGTTCGGAATTTCTCTTAGTTATTAATTCAAATATTCTCTGAAACAAGGCTGTCAAACGTGTTAAAAAATCGTTGGTATtctttttgtataaatgaataacgCTTCGATACTAATAAAGAATAATGATTTAAATACCAATTTATAaagttataattattataattatcgCTTGTTTTAGggacattttattcatttattacaCTCCACTTATAGCTGTATAATACCAGTCTTATTAGTTAATACGAGAGAGACATTCAACTCAAACACATGGCTTTGATAGCGACAATTTTTAAAAAGGTTCATACACTGGTTTTAGATTTAATAGCAAATGAAAACAATTCATTTAATGTAATAAATTATGACATATTTGGATGAAAGAGCGGATtgtaacttgaaaaaaaaagttttccatAGGAGCTTTCATTTTGGTGGACACTGTTTTTTCTCGATTAACATGCTCTATTACCCGTCCAACTACTTGGATGAGTTATTAATATATGTTAGTTCTAGTAAAAATACCTAATATCTATAACAACTCTTATAAAGGTTGGTGCTGATAATCCTGCATTTGACGAAATGATTTCTCATATGAACGAAGTACAACACAAAGGTAAATAAATATTAGCATTCGAGCATTACAGTAGATATGGATAAAAATGACAAATACATGTGTATCAATTAGTCACAAAAACTGCATCTGAACACCTAGTTTGTCTTTAGTCCTTTTTTTATTTGCTATGGCGTTGTCTATTtgggcgatatctttttgcgccaaaaagtaactcctttgcgccacaacttaattgtgccaatacttcttttgcgccacctaattttcaaaactataggtatCATTTCCGCCAAAAGAATAACTTAAATCATCTTATTGCGccaatttcatttattgttatagatatatatatatctatatatcaacTAAATGATTGACTTCTCTCCTCCTTTATCCGGGCTTGGGACCGGCAGTTTACAGAATGGCGGAGTTTAAgtcattttaataacaaaaattatgCTGAATTAAAATGAATATGATCTAATTCTCcattcaaaaaaattgtacacgatTCATCTGTGAATAATCTACCACAACACGACTTAACTGTACCTCTCCACCTTATTTCTCCAGTTTTCTTTACAAATGCCTGACGGAATTTGTGTTCTTCAACAATGATGACCGGTTTTCCTCTATCAGACTCTATTTTCTTGAATGGTATATCAGACATCTTGACTcgtgaaaaaatattctattactaaacaatttattttttggtgAGTTTTCTAAAATTTGATGAGTGTTCATGAAGGGTGTTTGTTACTTCATGGATTTATGTGCATTAACAAATGGTCTCCATATAATTTGAAAGAATCAATGTTACCTGAATTTATTTTTGCTATAACTGTCGAGAGATTTTTCTATTTACCGATATTATGTTTTGGTTGTAATCAACAATGAATCAACATCACATGCGTTTGCTAATTTTGTTGCTTTTGATTTTGGTTTCAAAGCCGTTTGTTGTGATATATTAatgtaagtcttttttttttcatcttttagtCGTTAAAATTGTTTTGTCCTGTAAATCTATAACATTTCTATCTTAGTAAAATAAATGTACCCGAGTTCACGTGACGTCAGCAGTGTACATTTAATACTTcgcctgcatatgggatatacattacCTATTTatttggtattcaagagcttgcagaaagttgatgaacaaggggtatgtcaaagaacgtcgtctcgtcctttttccaaaaaaaaaaaaaaaaaaaaaatcatcggagGTACGAAGACCTTGTAGATAGATATTTCGTATCAATTTCACAAATGATACACGATGGTGTTGAAGTAtatattctaggtactgacgttgtttatcatcttaataacgtgttatagtgtgCTTTTATTGTCTTTATTAATAATATAGCTTTTAATGTTGAGTCAGCTTTTGGTTGTTCATGTATCCACTTGTCCTGGCTCTGTTATCATACGTTATTGCTCTATGATAGTTTTTGTAtttatgtctttcatttttgttaatatgCGTTGTCTATTAGATCTTTTGggattctttgttacatatgacgtgactgtatttatgcctACCGATTGTGTTACGTATTAATCTTTTATAATTtctgtctttcattttttcttatattctttgtctatatgactttttgtgttttctttttacatttgacTTGGTTCTGCATTTAAACATCCCGCTATTGTGTTATTTTGCCATGGTCAATGTTTGTTCccttatttgttgtttttttgacaCAAtaatgactgttgtacccctataatggacatttttgttatctgttgtaTCTGTTAGTTTTGTTAATACATCGATGTCAATGTAAtgaaattgtatgcgactgtcatacaagtcagaggtttagctagctatcaaacAGTTTTAATCTGCCATTGTCTACATGAGAAAATTCCTGTACccagttaggaatatgacagaaAAGTTATATtccattcggttgatgtgtttgggcgtttgattttgacattgattagggacttttctttttgattttttgtagGAGTTCTatatttatgtgatttttttgtaattcgacatataataattgattacttttcaTATATTGTTTCTTTGCTAGAGAGTTATCTTATTGACACTCATACATGTAGCACTTCGTCTTAATTATATACACATCTTTGTTTTCAGACGACCATGTAGAAATTCAAGCGTTTCCTTTAGGATCCTTGTTTCCACGTTCCACTGATGTATTTTATAGATATTACGGTGGATTGACAACGCCACCATGTTATGAAAGTGTAATTTGGACAATATTTCAAGAGCACATACGAATTTCTGAAAGACAGGTGAATgttgaataatatttatatagGTACCCGCCAAATGCAATTACTCGTATGGTTCTACCATACGCGGATAGTCGGACCATGAGGATTTATCTAGTTTCGTTATAAAAAAAGCTGGACCATGTGAGTATTGAAATAATATGGGTATTTTCTCGTTTGGTTATCATGGTTAGAAACAGACCGGACCTGATGAGTATTCAAACAATATAGGTATTTTCtcgttttgttattaaaaaaacggACAAAATGAGTATTTAGATAATATAGGTATTCTTTGAATAAAATCTTTCTTTCTTAGCTAGAACACACTGCTTTTTCTTCCTGAacccaaaagctcaaacacattaaacaaatcaataacagctgtcatattcctgacttggtactgacatttacatatgtagaaaatggtggattaaacctcgtATTATAGCTGGATAACCTCTCtcgtgtataaaaaaaaaaaaaaaaaaaaaaaaaaaaaaaaatatgtcaacaactttcgtggccttttatagctgactatatttTCTTTATGGGCTTTGCTGTGACCTACaactgttaatgtctgtgtcatttggactgTTATGATGAGTTGTCTCATTCATTGTTAATCATAAATGTACCACatctcttgattttttttatgatacatCTTTGATTTATTGCGTATTACTTTAAACATTGTTCAATTCTTATTCCTTTATAGATAAACCAATTCAGACATCTAGGCGATCGTCATTTTGTTCGTTTCCGAGGACTATCAGACAATTATAGACCAACGCAGCCTTTAAATGGAAGATATGTTTATACCAATACTCCAATGGGCTATCAATATCGAAGGGAAGGTACATTCGGAATACAACCTCAGCGACCAATGTCTGCTCCGAACAGACAGTTTGGTATTAGTAAACTTATCATGCCGCAGGTAGATGTTTATAgatttttaaataaaggcaacagtagtataccgctgttcaaaactcataaatccatagaaaaaacaaatccgggttacaaacttacactgaggaaaacgcattaaatataagaggagaacaacgacacaacattaaaatgtaacacacacagaaaccaactaagcattagacaaattCCGATGAGAATAAGCACAATAATATGAAGGGAAATGTTAGTaaaagatatggggtatccatctcTGACACATAATAAGTATATGTGCACAGCAAAACACACAAACAGTAAAACTTAAGGAACAGTGCTTGTATAgctaaacaaatgtttatttatttgatttattaaagtGTTAACATTAGAGCTCCATATGCTCTTAGAGAATCCCGTAATGTTTTCACATAGTTTTCATTGCTAAGCACTTGAAAATTAGAAGTTACGGTAAGTACTCAGATAATGTacggttattgcatgaatattgaaGAATAGTGTTcctagtttttaaaatttattaataacATTGATGGCAAGATGGATaaaataattcataataaaataatatttgatacgTTTAGGGGGTCTTTAGTATTTTTTTGGATGTAcgtatatcaataaaaaaaactcttaaCATTCTTATCTTTTTTGTAATTGTCTTTTTTCAGTTTCTTTCATCAAATACCAGATTAATTGGGAGGATAAGCAATCTCAGAAGAACCTCACAAACACGCCGTTATAATTTAAATGGGGGATTATTTCCAAGATACATTAACTTATATTAACTGTGTACATGCTTGATGTTTACAGTAAATAATGGAGTAATAATTCAAACAAATGTGTTTACTTTCAAATAGCAAAGAATGAGACAGGAAACACTTACAGACCAAACATCTTGTTATGAGAACAACAGCGTTTGCTCTGTGTGTGAAGAATTATATAGCACATTGAAAAAACGCACTAGATGAAATTGCGTTGAATGATcggtatacatatatatgtacgaGTTACggaaacaaccaaaaaaaaaaaaataggggtgtcAAAGAGACACTTATATCTAGATGTGGATCAAGGCTTTACACAAAAATGGTGTCACAAATTAGGTAACGTTTGGAGTGGGACAATCATGTAATGTAAATAGTCAATGCactaaccatatatatatagctCCATTCAAGAGTTTCAGGCACCCCGTCCCTGATTCTGATATCATTACTGACTTGAATGATCAACAATTTATATAGTCCTCGTTTCTCATctattatatagataagaccgttggttttccagtttaaatggttttacattagcaatattttggggtcctttatagcttgttgttcggtgtgatccaaggctccgtattgaaggtcgtactttgaactataatggtttacttttataaattgtcacttAGATGGAAAGTTGTACatcttattggcattcatacctcATCTTCCAGTACCACTTTAATGAGATATTTTGCcttatttcattttgttatgtttataTTAGGCTCTGTCGGGTATACATTATAGTTTTTGAAGATATCTGATGGCTTAATATTGTGACAAGACCATAGGTCCTTGGGGACAGGGCAATTATTTTGAGATCCCACCCTATTTTATTTCCAAAATccgttatatttttgttttattatcctTGATGACAGTCACTGATATATATTAGATAGAGCCAGTGTCCGCCGTGGATAGAAAACATGGAAATAATAGTTAAAAATAGCAAATACCAATCATTTATGCATGTagtttatttaacatgtttaaagtcaaaatatacaacaacaaaaaacgcaaaaataatttaaattgagAGAAAACCAAAAAATAACGGATTTGGAAAAAAAGGGATGGCCTGTTTCCAAGTAGCTATGAACAAGAAAGATACCTGCAACACCAGTTTATTGAAGGCGGTCTGGTACGGCGTGTCCATAATTGTACaagcataataaaattgagaatgaaaatgggtttatatacaatatcaattgaataaaacattttatcaaaatttctatTAGTTTGACAATAATAGTTTTATTTCAACAGCTAGACAGATATATATCCATCAACCTGGCTTTAAATGTCACAAAGCTGGATAATTGACAGTTGCAGAACTTGCTTGTGTCCAGTCTAGTGATAAGTTAAGAATAtggcatacatgtacttgtatttacatgtaattttaactatttaataGAACAGCATTTCTAAATCTTAGATTGGTATTATTTTCTTGATGTCTTATTTTCCCtgtgttattttttattcaatattattAAACATAATTAAGAATATATAAATGTTCGAACCCCGCTGAAGGAAGACAATTtttagatttaacattgttgtgcgTATATTTAGATTCAAATATATGAATTATGGATATAATATGTATTGCCTTCTCTTATGATCTGTCGTAGACTTTCACTTGcttagacgtacttatatataaacatattacgGTTTGAATACCGTTGAGGGAAGAGCAAACATtttcagatttaacattgttatatatatatattaaggaaCCCTTTCtgaaaataattttacatttttttaaaatcgaTAAGAATATAAATGCGGCCttgcaaaaaaaatcataaacaatattatttcAACAGTTCAACATCTGAATGTCCAGCAGTTCAAAGCTCAAAATGTTCTTGAATGGAATAACTCAGCTGTAAAACATCACGGATCAAAACATTGGAATACAAGAAAAATAGACGACTACTTACTGTGGACAGTCTTTATAACCCCGACTCCGGTTAACTGCTCCTT from Mytilus galloprovincialis chromosome 5, xbMytGall1.hap1.1, whole genome shotgun sequence includes these protein-coding regions:
- the LOC143076967 gene encoding carbonic anhydrase 1-like — its product is MWGYQDGIPPAEWPREYRTCGGRRQSPIDIQTSQIVVNERLGRFDLSDLNMINNIRLTLKNNGHTVEVDVEGRNNLAVIGGGLPGPYLVKQFHFHWGSQDSRGSEHDINGRFFPMEMHVVTYSQRYRMFEEAKNATGGLAVLSFLFDVGADNPAFDEMISHMNEVQHKDDHVEIQAFPLGSLFPRSTDVFYRYYGGLTTPPCYESVIWTIFQEHIRISERQINQFRHLGDRHFVRFRGLSDNYRPTQPLNGRYVYTNTPMGYQYRREGTFGIQPQRPMSAPNRQFGISKLIMPQMHVVTYSQRYRMFEEAKNATGGLAVLSFLFDIGPHNPAFDELIGHMSDIRHKDDHVDIQTFSLRSLFPRSTKVFYRYYGGLTTPPCFESVIWTIFQEHIRISEGQINQFRRLGDRHFLRFRPLSNNFRPTQPLNGRYVYTNDRRGYRYQRQSTFGRQPQQPVPAPNRPLVYRPQVKYFIV